A region of Mustela lutreola isolate mMusLut2 chromosome 17, mMusLut2.pri, whole genome shotgun sequence DNA encodes the following proteins:
- the TNP2 gene encoding nuclear transition protein 2, with product MDTKTQSLPNTHTQPHSNSRPQSHTCGPCTCSSHCQACGQSCGRSQSCSRSRSSSQSPTGRQGQSPYPSPPPRRQKHTMHSHHRPPRPTAHSCSYSKNRKNLEGKVNKRKVAKRSQQVYKTKRRSSGRKYN from the exons ATGGACACCAAGACGCAGAGCCTTCCCAACACCCACACCCAGCCCCATAGCAACTCTCGGCCCCAGAGCCACACCTGCGGCCCGTGCACCTGCAGCTCCCACTGCCAAGCCTGCGGCCAGAGCTGCGGCCGGAGCCAGAGCTGCAGCCGGAGCCGGAGCTCCAGCCAGAGCCCCACGGGCCGCCAGGGCCAGAGCCCGTACCCCAGCCCGCCACCGAGGCGCCAGAAACACACCATGCACTCCCACCACCGTCCCCCGCGGCCCACCGCCCACTCCTGCAGCTACTCCAAGAACAGAAAGAATTTGGAAGGAAAGGTGAACAAGAGGAAGGTGGCCAAGAGGAGCCAGCAGGTGTATAAAACAAAGAGACGGAGCTCAG GGCGGAAATACAACTGA
- the PRM3 gene encoding protamine-3, producing the protein MGSRCAKLSTGHSRGHESSMKKLVACVSQDNFSLSSEGEEEEEGEEEEEEEEEEELPVQGKVLLMESERQEEESTEEDPVAQQSPKPEQTRS; encoded by the coding sequence ATGGGTTCCCGTTGTGCCAAGCTCAGCACAGGCCACAGCCGGGGCCACGAATCGTCCATGAAGAAACTCGTGGCCTGCGTGAGTCAGGATAACTTCTCCTTGTCATCtgagggtgaggaagaggaggagggagaggaggaggaggaggaggaggaagaagaagagctcCCGGTACAGGGCAAGGTGCTGCTAATGGAATCTGagcggcaggaggaggagagcacCGAAGAAGATCCTGTGGCCCAGCAGAGCCCCAAGCCTGAGCAGACGCGCTCCTGA